A DNA window from Maribellus comscasis contains the following coding sequences:
- a CDS encoding xanthine dehydrogenase family protein molybdopterin-binding subunit, with product MNKEQFSQGQDDDLSDGRHFSRRDFLKISGSGLFVFYTAGSLGMVSMQQRGRTYPTDFNAYLKIGDNERVSVFCSKIEMGQGIITSMAQMLAEELDVALDSIDMIMGDTMLCPWDSGTTGSRSTKFYGPPLRRAGAEARAVLLQMASEKLNITTEHLVVKNGTVSDKSNPSLKITYAELVKGKQIERLISEVPIKSVAEHSVSGKPMLRMDALQKVTGDAKFTGDLQLPGMLYAKVLRPPSHDARLVSADVSKARDIDGSVVIHEDDLIAVLHKKPEMAEKALATIVAKWDTTAPKTDNQSIFDTLKNAAPDGRVYIEDGNLTEGEAAAKQNIETEFYNHYVAHSPMEPYTVLAHAEGDKATVWASTQAPFRVRETAANALNIPEENVRVITPFVGGGFGGKKSGRQISEAVKLSKITGHPVQLAWTRKEEFFFDAFRPAAVVQLKAGLNAKGLTTFWDCDVLFGGARSSEPIYDIPHYSVKMHSRGSVHPFDTGAWRGPGSNTNVFAMESFTDMLAQAAGTDPLSFRLNNLTDERMIRVIEAAGDKFGHDFKKSPSGEGYGISCTNYLNSYVATIAQVTVDKTTGEVKVERVVCAQDMGEIINPQGARLQIESGITMGISAALSEEVEFSGGTIFTENFDSYRITRFSDVPVMDIVLIDNPELAPQGCGEPAITTMGAALANAVFDAVGARVLTLPMTPGRILAAIKK from the coding sequence ATGAACAAGGAACAATTCTCACAGGGGCAAGATGATGATCTTTCGGATGGTCGTCACTTCTCACGACGCGATTTCCTGAAGATTTCAGGCAGTGGACTTTTTGTATTTTATACCGCAGGCTCACTGGGTATGGTTTCGATGCAGCAACGCGGCAGAACTTACCCTACCGATTTTAATGCTTATCTGAAAATTGGCGATAACGAACGGGTGTCCGTGTTTTGCAGTAAAATTGAAATGGGACAGGGAATCATTACATCAATGGCACAAATGCTGGCCGAAGAGTTGGATGTAGCGCTTGATTCCATTGATATGATAATGGGAGATACTATGCTGTGTCCCTGGGACAGCGGCACCACGGGTTCGCGCAGTACAAAATTTTATGGTCCGCCTCTTCGAAGGGCAGGTGCCGAAGCAAGAGCAGTTTTGCTGCAAATGGCATCAGAAAAACTAAATATAACAACGGAACACCTTGTGGTAAAAAATGGTACGGTCAGCGATAAAAGCAATCCGTCATTAAAAATCACCTACGCCGAACTGGTAAAAGGAAAACAGATCGAGCGACTGATTTCTGAAGTGCCCATAAAATCCGTTGCTGAACATAGCGTTTCCGGGAAGCCGATGTTACGAATGGATGCCCTGCAAAAAGTAACGGGCGATGCAAAATTCACCGGTGACCTTCAGCTCCCCGGAATGTTGTACGCAAAAGTGCTTCGGCCACCGTCACACGATGCCAGACTGGTTTCAGCAGATGTATCCAAAGCCCGTGATATTGACGGTTCTGTGGTGATTCATGAAGATGACCTGATTGCCGTGTTGCATAAAAAGCCGGAGATGGCCGAAAAAGCCTTGGCAACGATTGTTGCAAAATGGGATACTACCGCTCCAAAAACAGATAATCAGTCTATTTTCGATACGCTAAAAAATGCTGCACCCGATGGCAGGGTTTATATAGAAGACGGAAACCTCACTGAAGGAGAAGCTGCGGCAAAACAAAACATCGAAACTGAATTTTATAATCACTATGTGGCTCATTCACCAATGGAGCCCTATACGGTACTGGCGCATGCAGAAGGCGACAAGGCGACGGTTTGGGCTTCAACACAGGCCCCTTTTCGCGTACGTGAAACAGCAGCTAATGCTTTAAATATTCCCGAAGAAAACGTGCGGGTAATCACTCCTTTTGTAGGGGGTGGTTTTGGCGGCAAAAAATCGGGCAGGCAAATCAGCGAGGCGGTAAAATTGTCGAAAATTACAGGGCATCCCGTACAGCTGGCATGGACACGAAAAGAAGAGTTTTTTTTCGATGCTTTTCGCCCGGCGGCTGTGGTTCAGCTCAAAGCCGGGTTAAACGCCAAAGGCCTCACTACTTTTTGGGATTGTGATGTCCTTTTCGGGGGGGCGCGAAGTTCGGAACCCATTTACGACATCCCGCACTACAGCGTAAAAATGCACAGCAGAGGCAGCGTGCATCCGTTTGACACGGGGGCATGGAGAGGCCCCGGAAGCAACACAAACGTGTTTGCCATGGAATCGTTTACCGATATGCTTGCGCAGGCAGCCGGAACGGATCCGCTGAGCTTTCGTTTGAATAACCTGACTGATGAACGAATGATTCGTGTAATCGAAGCGGCCGGCGACAAATTCGGGCACGATTTTAAGAAAAGCCCCAGTGGTGAAGGATACGGCATATCCTGTACGAATTATCTTAATTCCTACGTGGCAACCATTGCTCAGGTGACTGTGGACAAAACCACCGGTGAGGTAAAAGTAGAACGTGTGGTTTGTGCACAGGACATGGGCGAGATTATTAATCCGCAAGGTGCCCGATTACAGATTGAAAGCGGGATTACCATGGGCATCAGTGCTGCACTGTCGGAGGAGGTAGAATTCAGCGGGGGGACAATATTTACTGAAAATTTTGATTCGTACCGGATTACCCGCTTTTCCGATGTGCCGGTAATGGATATTGTGCTGATTGACAACCCGGAACTTGCACCCCAGGGGTGCGGGGAACCGGCCATAACCACAATGGGCGCTGCACTTGCCAATGCAGTTTTTGATGCGGTAGGGGCACGGGTACTTACATTGCCTATGACACCCGGGCGCATACTGGCGGCAATAAAAAAATAA
- the tnpA gene encoding IS200/IS605 family transposase, giving the protein MADTFTQIYIQIVFAVQNRNAQIHRDWEEELFKYITGIVQNKGQKMLAINGTSNHIHFFIGMKPTCCLSDLVREVKKSSDAMVKGKGFTSKKFKWQEGFGAFSYSHSQLGNVIHYIENQKEHHRKKTFEEEYLAFLKAFEIEFRDEYLFQWFDD; this is encoded by the coding sequence ATGGCCGATACATTCACACAAATTTACATCCAGATAGTTTTTGCAGTCCAAAATCGGAACGCACAAATTCACAGGGATTGGGAAGAAGAATTGTTTAAATACATTACCGGAATTGTACAAAACAAAGGGCAAAAAATGTTAGCAATTAATGGTACATCAAACCATATCCATTTTTTTATTGGGATGAAACCCACATGCTGCCTTTCCGATTTGGTTAGGGAAGTAAAAAAATCATCCGATGCAATGGTAAAGGGAAAAGGATTTACGTCAAAGAAATTTAAATGGCAGGAAGGATTTGGGGCTTTTTCTTATTCGCATTCCCAGTTGGGAAATGTTATTCATTACATTGAAAACCAAAAAGAACATCATAGAAAGAAAACTTTTGAAGAGGAATATCTCGCGTTTTTAAAAGCATTTGAAATTGAATTTAGAGATGAATATTTGTTTCAATGGTTTGATGATTGA
- a CDS encoding PQQ-binding-like beta-propeller repeat protein, with amino-acid sequence MKLSTLLSTLFPALLLFGSCNEIAQWGGPARDNIYPDTGLLKTWPPDGPLLKLKIENVGKGLSQPLVYKDVIYVTGLRSDTLDVIGAYNMEGELLWEKEYSEAWPRAYPESRGTPTVEKDRIYLVGGMGKLVCLSTNGGEIIWEKEPLKEFDGKYMYWGNVESVLLSDNAALYVTGGHKTTLVAYDKNTGELLWKSKSTGGDKAYASSSLVEWGGKKIVLVQTSSDLVGFDAANGDVLWSYNTIQYHIEKGGGEAANIPLFSKGEIFITYGNEQPGLLLKLSDDAKSISLKWRNNILDTHHGGLVLLDGTIYGSTMTDNTRGNWASVDWETGKTNWETNWETKGSVISADGMLYFYEERRGHVALVKPDASELKVISTFQVEDGEGPHWAHPSIYNKMLFIRHGSVLLVYDIKA; translated from the coding sequence ATGAAACTGTCTACGCTTCTTTCCACCCTGTTTCCGGCACTTCTTCTGTTTGGTTCCTGCAATGAAATTGCCCAATGGGGCGGTCCTGCCCGTGATAATATTTACCCGGATACAGGATTGTTAAAAACATGGCCGCCAGATGGTCCGCTGTTAAAATTAAAGATTGAAAATGTTGGTAAGGGATTGTCTCAGCCGTTGGTATACAAAGATGTCATTTATGTAACAGGACTCAGATCTGATACTCTTGATGTTATTGGAGCCTACAATATGGAAGGGGAGCTGCTTTGGGAAAAAGAATACAGCGAGGCATGGCCGCGAGCTTATCCGGAGTCAAGAGGGACGCCAACCGTCGAAAAGGACAGAATCTACCTCGTGGGCGGAATGGGTAAACTGGTTTGTTTGAGCACCAATGGAGGTGAAATTATTTGGGAAAAAGAACCGTTAAAGGAATTTGATGGTAAATATATGTACTGGGGAAATGTGGAATCCGTGCTTTTATCCGACAATGCTGCCTTGTATGTTACCGGAGGTCATAAAACCACGCTTGTGGCCTACGATAAAAATACAGGTGAGTTGCTTTGGAAAAGTAAAAGTACAGGTGGCGACAAAGCTTATGCTTCATCATCACTGGTGGAGTGGGGCGGGAAAAAAATTGTGCTCGTTCAAACTTCCAGCGATCTGGTGGGATTTGATGCAGCCAACGGCGATGTACTTTGGAGTTACAATACCATTCAATATCATATTGAAAAGGGCGGTGGCGAAGCGGCCAATATTCCTCTTTTTAGTAAGGGCGAAATTTTTATTACCTATGGCAATGAACAACCGGGTTTACTTCTGAAGTTGTCTGATGATGCAAAATCGATTTCCCTGAAATGGCGAAACAATATCCTCGATACACATCATGGTGGTCTGGTTTTACTTGATGGAACAATTTACGGCTCAACCATGACCGACAATACCAGGGGCAACTGGGCATCGGTTGACTGGGAAACCGGCAAAACCAACTGGGAAACCAACTGGGAAACCAAAGGTTCAGTTATTTCAGCCGACGGTATGCTGTATTTTTATGAAGAACGAAGGGGACATGTGGCGCTGGTAAAACCCGATGCCTCAGAACTGAAGGTAATCAGTACCTTCCAGGTAGAAGATGGCGAAGGTCCGCATTGGGCACATCCTTCCATTTACAATAAAATGTTATTTATCCGGCATGGAAGTGTGTTGCTGGTTTATGATATAAAGGCGTAA
- a CDS encoding IS4 family transposase, with amino-acid sequence MIIKEFRGFFDGFLPDIRIEKRANKVISDMLTFGKVTVNKFCDTNTEKIGAYRMFGNNSFSYKELARAVVSGCVNNQGSPHLLCIQDTTEFNFTSHIHRIGKKDKDVGPVTLNENAGFFCHPMLVVEAEEKMPVGIADINLWNRSWDKQDKFERDYSRQSISEKESFRWIESAQAIKSVLSATPMLTVIGDREADIYEELCTVPDEKTNLLIRSSINRKLACSDEKLFEKLENQECRAVYSLEIKGNKKRKSRMASMELKYIKVKIQKPKKPHIKDYPEYVELWAIEAREQMKTVPSGEAHVLWRLLTTHQITKVEDAMQCLEWYGNRWFIEELFRIMKSKGFELESSQLETGAALKKQVVLALQVALTVMTLKLSLNKKQAIDAELIFSQQQIEFIEILLKNEIEGKTKKQQNPYPYHSLAWCAWAIARLSGWSGYKSHGPPGYISIKNGLDIFNNKFEGYMVAIKFFKNVYKG; translated from the coding sequence ATGATAATCAAAGAGTTTAGAGGATTTTTTGACGGATTTCTGCCTGATATCCGAATAGAAAAAAGGGCAAATAAGGTTATATCAGATATGCTTACCTTCGGGAAAGTTACAGTGAATAAATTTTGTGATACAAATACAGAAAAGATAGGGGCATATCGGATGTTTGGGAATAATAGTTTTAGTTATAAAGAGCTGGCCAGGGCAGTAGTTTCAGGGTGTGTAAACAATCAGGGGTCACCACATTTGCTTTGTATCCAGGATACGACAGAATTTAATTTTACTAGTCATATTCACCGGATTGGTAAAAAGGACAAAGATGTCGGTCCTGTAACTTTAAATGAAAATGCAGGTTTCTTTTGCCATCCTATGCTGGTTGTTGAAGCTGAAGAAAAGATGCCTGTAGGAATAGCTGATATTAATCTCTGGAACCGCAGTTGGGACAAACAAGATAAATTTGAGCGGGATTACTCCAGGCAATCAATAAGCGAGAAAGAATCCTTCCGGTGGATAGAATCAGCCCAGGCAATCAAATCCGTTTTATCAGCAACGCCTATGCTAACAGTTATTGGTGACAGGGAGGCTGATATATATGAAGAACTATGTACTGTTCCGGATGAAAAGACAAACCTGTTAATCCGCTCAAGCATCAACCGTAAATTGGCCTGTAGTGACGAAAAGCTATTTGAAAAGTTAGAAAACCAGGAATGCCGGGCAGTTTATTCTCTGGAAATAAAAGGGAATAAAAAAAGAAAAAGCAGGATGGCCAGTATGGAACTAAAATATATAAAGGTAAAAATCCAAAAGCCTAAAAAACCTCATATCAAAGATTATCCTGAATATGTTGAACTATGGGCTATTGAAGCCCGGGAACAGATGAAAACAGTTCCGTCCGGAGAGGCCCATGTGCTTTGGCGCTTACTTACTACACATCAAATAACAAAAGTTGAAGATGCTATGCAGTGTCTTGAATGGTATGGCAATAGGTGGTTTATCGAAGAGCTTTTTAGGATAATGAAAAGTAAAGGATTTGAGTTAGAATCCTCACAACTGGAAACTGGTGCTGCGTTGAAGAAGCAAGTTGTTTTGGCATTGCAGGTTGCGTTAACAGTGATGACGCTCAAATTGTCGCTCAACAAAAAACAAGCAATAGATGCTGAACTAATTTTTAGCCAACAACAAATAGAGTTTATCGAAATATTATTAAAAAATGAGATAGAAGGAAAAACAAAAAAACAACAAAACCCATATCCCTACCATTCTTTAGCATGGTGTGCCTGGGCTATCGCAAGACTAAGTGGCTGGAGTGGCTACAAGTCACACGGCCCACCAGGTTATATATCGATTAAAAATGGACTTGATATCTTTAATAACAAATTTGAAGGATACATGGTGGCAATAAAATTTTTTAAAAATGTGTATAAAGGGTAG
- a CDS encoding sensor histidine kinase encodes MHHSIIQILTFFNSGISLIMGFYMLLLRRTAASQGTVYWALGSFVIGIGLLFRLIPPPTGYLSMVAPGIFVTAGLYLYLCGIWKFKKKKMYKWIIIGIPITDFIQSLFFFFVFHSFRIQLIIHVVFLVFYCVLAIAEMLRLSPDQKYLKRIFQTNALSFFIFLLVLLSNIIVVLMNSGFDPFTISESGIVLHIISGLLMIALTFGFLTAVNMRLDKDLRDQLKSKTKFFSIIAHDLRGPVGNIMNVLDLLENESELDEKERKKFMETLHSLSQSTFHLLQNLLEWASRSKNLSNYETEILDINRIVKENLELFKRSAAMKSIGLGFVPGRNVFTSGNANMLQTIIRNLVSNALKFTPEGGRVSIVTTNEAGKVRLQITDSGEGMDKNTLQSLLEFGEGKSKKGTNGEAGAGLGLVLCKEFISLNRGTLSFQSELGKGTRVNVDFPKA; translated from the coding sequence ATGCACCATAGTATCATTCAGATTCTGACGTTTTTTAACTCAGGTATTAGCTTAATTATGGGATTTTATATGTTGCTTTTGCGCCGGACAGCAGCATCACAGGGAACAGTTTACTGGGCTTTGGGAAGTTTTGTTATCGGTATCGGTCTGTTATTCCGGTTAATCCCTCCGCCCACCGGATATCTGTCGATGGTTGCGCCCGGTATTTTTGTTACTGCTGGTCTCTATTTATACCTCTGTGGAATCTGGAAATTCAAAAAGAAAAAAATGTACAAATGGATAATTATCGGGATTCCGATAACGGATTTTATTCAATCGCTGTTTTTCTTTTTTGTCTTTCATTCCTTTCGAATCCAGTTGATTATTCATGTTGTTTTTCTTGTTTTTTATTGTGTGCTTGCTATTGCTGAGATGTTAAGATTATCTCCCGACCAGAAATATCTGAAACGTATTTTTCAAACCAATGCCCTTTCTTTTTTTATTTTTCTTCTTGTACTACTGAGCAATATAATTGTGGTGTTAATGAACTCTGGCTTTGATCCTTTTACTATTTCCGAATCGGGGATTGTATTGCATATCATTTCAGGATTATTAATGATTGCCCTTACTTTTGGATTTCTTACTGCTGTAAATATGCGTCTGGACAAGGATTTACGGGACCAGCTGAAATCAAAGACAAAATTTTTCTCCATCATTGCCCACGATTTACGAGGACCGGTAGGGAATATTATGAATGTTTTGGATTTGCTGGAGAATGAATCGGAACTGGATGAAAAGGAACGAAAAAAATTTATGGAAACATTACACTCGCTCAGCCAATCCACCTTTCATCTTTTACAAAACCTGCTTGAATGGGCATCCCGTTCAAAGAATCTGAGTAACTACGAAACTGAAATTTTGGATATCAATCGTATTGTAAAGGAAAACCTGGAACTTTTTAAACGCTCTGCAGCGATGAAATCCATCGGGCTAGGCTTTGTTCCGGGCCGGAATGTTTTTACTTCAGGGAATGCAAATATGCTGCAGACCATTATTCGCAACCTGGTTTCCAATGCTTTAAAATTTACACCTGAAGGAGGCAGAGTTTCTATTGTTACAACAAACGAAGCCGGAAAAGTTAGACTTCAGATTACCGATTCGGGGGAAGGAATGGACAAAAATACCTTACAATCACTTCTTGAATTCGGAGAAGGAAAATCAAAAAAAGGGACAAATGGCGAAGCAGGCGCCGGCCTGGGACTTGTACTTTGTAAGGAATTTATTTCGCTTAACCGGGGAACGCTTTCATTTCAAAGTGAATTGGGTAAAGGCACACGCGTGAATGTTGACTTTCCAAAGGCATAA
- a CDS encoding NAD(P)-dependent alcohol dehydrogenase encodes MKAVIYNKKGAEKLVYTDVEKPVPRENEVLIKVIASSVNAADYRSMRLGIVPKRKIFGADVAGRIESVGKGVSHWKTGDEVMGDLSGSGFGCFAEYTLAPENKVIQKPAELSFAEAAAIPLAAMTAIQAMRNKGKIQKGHKVLIVGSGGGVGTFAVQLARHFGAEITAVCSTRNAEQSKMLGAQTVIDYTKEDFTRTRQRFDLILAVNGNEALLTYRRLLEPGGRYLMVGGAMTQILKSLLFGKLLSLGKKKMLAVSAKANMADLEFIATRVAKGQIRPVIDRTYTLEQTPEAMEYANTGHAQGKVLIKVE; translated from the coding sequence ATGAAAGCAGTTATTTACAATAAAAAAGGAGCCGAAAAATTGGTTTATACTGATGTGGAAAAACCTGTACCCCGGGAAAATGAAGTGCTGATAAAGGTGATTGCGTCATCGGTAAATGCAGCAGATTACCGGTCGATGCGATTGGGAATCGTGCCCAAGCGAAAGATTTTTGGAGCCGATGTTGCCGGCCGTATAGAATCGGTGGGCAAAGGTGTAAGCCACTGGAAGACAGGAGACGAGGTGATGGGGGATTTATCCGGCAGCGGCTTTGGCTGTTTTGCTGAGTATACCCTGGCTCCTGAAAATAAAGTTATCCAAAAACCCGCTGAACTTTCCTTTGCAGAAGCGGCGGCGATCCCGCTTGCTGCAATGACAGCCATTCAGGCTATGCGTAACAAGGGAAAAATTCAAAAAGGACATAAGGTGTTAATTGTAGGAAGTGGCGGCGGAGTAGGCACATTTGCAGTGCAGCTTGCCCGGCATTTTGGCGCAGAGATAACTGCGGTGTGCAGCACCCGAAATGCAGAACAAAGCAAAATGCTCGGCGCCCAAACTGTAATCGATTACACCAAAGAAGATTTTACCCGCACCAGGCAGCGTTTTGATCTGATTCTTGCTGTAAATGGAAATGAAGCGCTTTTAACCTATCGGCGTTTGCTGGAGCCGGGAGGTAGATATTTGATGGTGGGCGGTGCAATGACACAGATTCTTAAATCTTTGTTATTTGGAAAATTGCTGTCGCTGGGGAAAAAGAAAATGCTGGCAGTTTCGGCAAAAGCAAATATGGCGGATTTGGAATTTATTGCAACTCGCGTAGCCAAAGGCCAAATCAGACCGGTAATTGACCGGACATACACTCTCGAACAGACTCCCGAAGCCATGGAATATGCAAATACAGGTCATGCACAGGGAAAGGTGCTGATTAAGGTAGAATAG
- a CDS encoding queuosine precursor transporter, whose protein sequence is MNNKVSVLFMLAGILFATCLLISNILASKIIMIGPWSAPAGVLIFPLAYIINDVIAEVWGYRKARLIIWAGFGVNLLAVLFFSMAVAVPAAPFYEGQNAFASVLGNTPRIVAASLLAYLFGSFLNAFVMSRVKVITEGKSFSLRAIVSTLAGESIDSLIFISVAFAGVFPVNVLLGMIVTQAVIKTVYEIIVLPLTLVVVKKIKQLEGEDTFDYSVSYNPFRLRQI, encoded by the coding sequence ATGAATAACAAAGTTTCTGTTTTGTTTATGCTGGCAGGTATATTATTTGCAACCTGTCTGCTTATTTCCAACATTTTAGCATCAAAAATAATTATGATTGGCCCGTGGTCGGCACCCGCCGGAGTTTTGATTTTTCCGCTGGCCTACATCATTAACGATGTAATTGCTGAAGTGTGGGGATACCGGAAAGCCCGTCTGATCATCTGGGCCGGATTTGGGGTAAACCTGCTTGCAGTGTTGTTTTTTAGTATGGCCGTTGCCGTTCCTGCGGCTCCGTTTTATGAAGGACAAAATGCTTTTGCAAGCGTGCTTGGAAACACCCCCCGTATTGTAGCCGCCAGTTTACTAGCCTACCTTTTTGGATCGTTTCTGAATGCCTTTGTAATGAGTAGAGTTAAAGTCATAACCGAAGGAAAATCTTTTTCGCTTCGCGCCATTGTTTCAACCCTGGCGGGCGAAAGTATCGATTCACTGATTTTTATATCGGTAGCCTTTGCCGGTGTTTTCCCTGTAAATGTTTTATTGGGAATGATTGTTACACAGGCCGTAATAAAAACCGTTTATGAAATTATTGTACTTCCGCTAACGCTTGTGGTGGTGAAAAAAATAAAACAACTGGAGGGAGAAGATACCTTTGATTATTCGGTATCCTATAACCCTTTTCGTTTACGACAAATTTAA
- the queC gene encoding 7-cyano-7-deazaguanine synthase QueC, which produces MNNNALLVFSGGQDSTTCLFWAKQHFNKVFALGFDYGQRHKTELEAARHIAVQANVPFEILKLKLLPQLTANALTSASIEVEKEKPDERPPNTLVEGRNMLFLTYAAIYAKSKSVKNLVTGVGQADFSGYPDCRNDFIVSLNQTLNLSMDYDYKIHTPLMWKNKTEIWQLADDLGVFELVQNETVTCYKGVKGKGCGNCPACYLRNRGLENYLKQKENE; this is translated from the coding sequence ATGAATAATAATGCATTGCTTGTTTTTTCGGGCGGACAGGATTCCACGACCTGTTTGTTCTGGGCAAAACAACATTTTAACAAGGTTTTTGCGCTGGGCTTTGATTATGGTCAGCGGCACAAAACAGAACTGGAAGCAGCGCGCCACATTGCTGTGCAAGCAAATGTCCCTTTTGAAATTCTAAAACTGAAATTACTCCCTCAGTTAACAGCAAATGCACTAACATCAGCCTCCATTGAAGTGGAAAAAGAAAAACCGGACGAACGCCCTCCCAACACACTGGTAGAAGGAAGAAACATGCTTTTTCTGACTTACGCAGCAATTTATGCCAAATCAAAATCGGTTAAAAATCTGGTGACCGGAGTTGGTCAGGCCGATTTTAGCGGTTATCCCGACTGCCGGAACGATTTTATTGTTTCCCTTAACCAAACGCTTAATCTTTCGATGGATTACGATTATAAAATCCATACTCCGCTGATGTGGAAAAACAAAACAGAAATCTGGCAACTGGCCGACGATCTTGGCGTGTTTGAACTTGTACAAAACGAAACCGTAACCTGTTACAAGGGCGTAAAAGGAAAAGGTTGCGGCAATTGTCCCGCTTGCTATTTGCGAAACCGTGGATTGGAAAACTACTTAAAACAAAAAGAAAATGAATAA
- the queF gene encoding preQ(1) synthase, which yields MNKLKHLGNKTAYTFDYQPEVLESFENQHPEHDYFVKFNAPEFTSLCPITGQPDFATIYISYIPDKKLVESKSLKLYLFSFRNHGAFHEDCINIIMNDLIRLMEPKYIEVWGKFLPRGGLSIDPYCNYGKPQTKYEEMAWHRLQNHDLEPENITNR from the coding sequence ATGAATAAGTTAAAACACCTGGGAAACAAAACAGCATACACTTTTGATTACCAACCGGAGGTTTTGGAAAGTTTTGAAAACCAACACCCTGAACACGATTATTTTGTAAAATTTAATGCACCGGAATTTACCAGCCTCTGTCCGATTACAGGTCAGCCCGATTTTGCAACAATTTACATCAGCTATATCCCGGATAAAAAGCTGGTGGAGAGTAAAAGCCTGAAACTGTATTTGTTTAGTTTCAGAAATCACGGCGCTTTCCATGAAGACTGTATCAATATCATAATGAATGACTTAATCCGGCTAATGGAACCAAAATATATCGAGGTATGGGGAAAATTCCTTCCCCGCGGCGGCTTAAGTATCGACCCCTATTGCAACTACGGAAAACCGCAAACAAAATACGAAGAGATGGCCTGGCACCGTTTGCAGAATCACGACCTTGAGCCGGAGAATATAACCAACCGGTAA